The DNA region GAGTTCAATCTTAGTGCCATGTTCCATTGGAGATATCATTCCGACTCGAAACATCTCGTAAGGTAGAATCAGAATCTCCGTTTCACCAGGAACACTCGAGCATTCTTGGATTGGGGTACCGTAACCTGTAGATATTTCGAACATCGTGTTCGTGTTTATGTTCTTGTCAAAGAAGCTAAGAGCAACCTGTTCATCAAGAGAGGAAGAAGCAAAGTATCCAAATCGGACCGTTGCTCCTTCCTCAGCTTCAGCCTGCTTCTTAATCCCTCTGAAAGTGTGATGTGATTTATTGCCGGAATCGACTCTTAGTTTTTGGAGGGCAGTGGATAGAAGATAATGGAAACTTTTAAAGTTGAAATTCTTCGCGTAGATTGAGTCGGTAGCTCCGTACCGCCTAACGGCTTCATTGAACATTTTGTAGAACACGTTTCCCTTCGGTTTTTCTAGAGTATAGGCATAAACCGCTAACATGTGCTCTCTTTTCAGTCCACTCGGTACCTTGCATTTCATGTTACTCTCTGCAATCTTCCAAACTTCATCAAACGTtccattctccctctctttttGGATGTAGTTTATTGCGATTTCATCTGATTC from Heptranchias perlo isolate sHepPer1 unplaced genomic scaffold, sHepPer1.hap1 HAP1_SCAFFOLD_65, whole genome shotgun sequence includes:
- the LOC137318139 gene encoding erythroblast NAD(P)(+)--arginine ADP-ribosyltransferase-like, yielding MRSLVLTLLIALCSNYQDILAVSVSEKNEKNVIDLDMAPNSAAYIFTQSPESDEIAINYIQKERENGTFDEVWKIAESNMKCKVPSGLKREHMLAVYAYTLEKPKGNVFYKMFNEAVRRYGATDSIYAKNFNFKSFHYLLSTALQKLRVDSGNKSHHTFRGIKKQAEAEEGATVRFGYFASSSLDEQVALSFFDKNINTNTMFEISTGYGTPIQECSSVPGETEILILPYEMFRVGMISPMEHGTKIELTGDGLQGTNVKVEKGEGGKLVVVRSAGAIISALGGFWILAALVSISV